In the Vicia villosa cultivar HV-30 ecotype Madison, WI unplaced genomic scaffold, Vvil1.0 ctg.000024F_1_1, whole genome shotgun sequence genome, CAAAACCCAAAAagattaaacaaaaaaacatcacaTAATCCCCATCAAGCAAACAAAGCAGTTTGATTAGAGATATTGTTATTGCTAGCAGATGATCCATGAGGATGAACTGGTGGCTTGCTACCCATAAAATTACCTCCACTACCCCTTCTTGCATTCAATGAAGAACATGAACCCCTTGACTTTGCTGAATACACCCCCTTTGAAATAGCACTTGTTGACTTAAAAATACACATAGAATCTTGATTCTCATAAAACCCTCCATAGCTTTTACATGACTTCAACTTCTTGTTATAAGGACTCTCTGGCTTCACAAGATCCTCTAAACTTTGAACATTCTTTAATGATGTAAAAGATTGTGACTTTCCTTGATAGAATTTCGAAAGTCCCCTTctgtaaaaaaacaaaaagacaCAAACTTTAGCATAATCTTAAGAATTTACAATAGCCCAGAAACTAAAATGGAAATCAAAAGTAAGACCCATTTAGTGAAGAAGCTTAAAAACAAAGAAGCTTACTTGATTGGAAGTTGTTGAAACAGAGAAGACATGTCAtttagtgaagaagatgaagttggagATGTGACATCTTCAAATGAATCAGATTCTGATAACTCTAAAGATGAATTATCATTTGAAAGATCAGAATCAGAtgaggaagagaagaaagaacCATCTATATTATCATCATCATACTCTTCATGAAATGGTCTTTTCTTTGGTGATTCAACCATGGGATGATTGTTCATCTTTTGCTCCATATTATCTACTGCTCTATTTTCAATACAAGAAACAAAGAACTCTATTTTTCAAAAAGCGTTAAATGGGATGATATATTTTGGGGAATGTTTGGTTTGTGATTTGTATATatataagaagaaaaaagaaaaggtaTGAGGTGGTGGATAAGACCaagatttatttttgatttttataaggtagtattactttattattattgttgaaaTTCTTGGATGGAAAGAAATAGTAAGATTCGGGTTTATCCGAATAAGAGTATGGTTTATCTTGTCTCTCTTGAGACCCACCCAGTTATTATCCTTTCAATTTAAACAAATATGGTATACCTTTATGCTTATGTTCACCTTTATTCTCATCTAGAAACCCCACATATCACTTTACCGCCTTATTATGAGGATATATTTCTACGCGTAATTGTAGagattaaatttatataaaatttaataaataaatatttatttgtaaagTTACTGGAAGAAGAAGTTTGTTTTGTACggaaagagaattattttgaaaaatatattataattgatttttttagatAATTATCGTTTATAGAAAATATtgcctaaaataaaataaatggagaATGGAAGGACGCGTGGAAAGTGAAGGTCCCAAGGAGTGTGGATAAGTTCAAAAAGTGTTGACATCGAAATTTGGAAGCTTAGCTGTTTGTTTTTTTAACCAATTGGGGAATTAGAGGAACGGTATTCTCCGCGGCGCCCATTGAGTGTTTGGAAATTTGAATGAAGGAACGGAACGGACAAACAAACCATCAAAACAcgctttatctttcttttcacgaCAATAAAGTCCCCACACCCATATTTACGTTCTTTTTGTTTCCCACCATCTTCTAAAcctaaatttatatttatgttattaatataaaataaatttcacaataatattttatatttaaatttaaaaatatattactttAAGTGGTGCACAAATCtggaattatttaattatatgaaatattcttaatataaaataatttctaatttATTCTCACATGATAAAATATTGAAAatgttaatagt is a window encoding:
- the LOC131622059 gene encoding protein OXIDATIVE STRESS 3-like codes for the protein MEQKMNNHPMVESPKKRPFHEEYDDDNIDGSFFSSSSDSDLSNDNSSLELSESDSFEDVTSPTSSSSLNDMSSLFQQLPIKRGLSKFYQGKSQSFTSLKNVQSLEDLVKPESPYNKKLKSCKSYGGFYENQDSMCIFKSTSAISKGVYSAKSRGSCSSLNARRGSGGNFMGSKPPVHPHGSSASNNNISNQTALFA